In the Anastrepha obliqua isolate idAnaObli1 chromosome 1, idAnaObli1_1.0, whole genome shotgun sequence genome, one interval contains:
- the LOC129237031 gene encoding putative gustatory receptor 93c, protein MGQQQFVFLLMINIFNINEAAALTVLMDYTDWREVALASAKIYMESGLSISLYIVIFGYMSIGALFTSMNRYMREEFQPRAKCLDYVLRRKFNYRSQHYRRKLIRMTRELNECLSIYNDIYRAAESFHYNFRLHIFFALLYGFSALTIIMYSVLYTQAVTEIFELQGWVYCVKIFLEELIVILSAYSAVQSGIAANKLSLDSVYMGGNKEWNRSVEIFINRINLYEFKPNIFGLFDVSSDILLMFISGSVTYLTYILQNTILSQQ, encoded by the exons ATGGGTCAACAACAATTTGTATTCCTTCTGatgataaacatttttaatatcaatgaAGCAGCAGCCTTAACAGTGCTTATGGACTATACCGACTGGAGGGAGGTTGCTTTGGCTTCAGCAAAAATCTATATGGAATCTGGCCTATCTATTAGCCTGTATATAGTCATCTTCGGATATATGAGCATTGGCGCACTCTTCACATCCATGAACAGATATATGCGTGAAGAGTTTCAACCGAGAGCCAAATGTCTGGACTATGTTTTAAGGCGAAAATTTAATTATCGCTCACAACATTATAGGCGCAAGCTCATTCGTATGACTAGAGAGCTAAATGAGTGTCTAAGCATTTACAATGACATTTATCGTGCAGCTGAAagttttcattataattttcgCTTACATATATTCTTTGCTCTCTTATATGGCTTCAGTGCTCTTACTATAATAATGTACAGTGTCCTATATACGCAAGCTGTTACTGAAATATTCGAATTGCAAGGATGGGTATATTGCGTTAAGATATTCCTGGAAGAGCTAATAGTAATTTTATCTGCATACTCGGCGGTTCAGAGCGGCATTGCTGCCAACAAATTGAGTTTGGACAGCGTGTATATGGGTGGCAATAAGGAATGGAATCGAAGT GTGGAAATATTCATCAATCGTATTAATTTGTACGAATTCAAGccgaatatttttggtttatttgacGTTTCAAGCGATATTTTGCTGATGTTCATCTCTGGTTCCGTAACATATTTAACCTACATCCTGCAAAATACCATACTAAGCCAACAGTAA